The Pseudomonas iranensis genome includes a window with the following:
- a CDS encoding chemotaxis protein CheA, whose protein sequence is MSFGADEEILQDFLVEAGEILEQLSEQLVELESRPDDADLLNAIFRGFHTVKGGAGFLQLNELVECCHIAENVFDILRKGERRVDAELMDVVLEALDAVNSMFSEVRERAPITAATPELLAALARLAEPQSADEAVAAPVEVVEEPVAESASDDITDNEFEQLLDSLNAVKAQAEAPAAAVAPAQVADTAASDEITDAEFESLLDQLHGKGQFAVDAVAPAPAAAAPAAPAAGDSSDITDDEFEALLDQLHGKGNFAVDALESAIASAPAAPAAPAAAAAGSDLISDHEFESLLDELHGKGKFDASAATAGSASSVATPAAKAPAAAAPKPAAKPEPKAEAPKPAAAAAPAAARAPATPPAEKPASEAETTVRVDTARLDEIMNMVGELVLVRNRLVRLGLNSGDEAMSKAVSNLDVVTADLQTAVMKTRMQPIKKVFGRFPRLVRDLARQLKKEINLELVGEETDLDKNLVEALADPLVHLVRNAVDHGIESPEEREASGKARGGRVVLAAEQEGDHILLSISDDGKGMDPNVLRAIAVKRGVMDKDAADRLSDTECYNLIFAPGFSTKTEISDVSGRGVGMDVVKTKISQLNGSINIYSTKGQGSKIVIKVPLTLAIMPTLMVMLGNQAFAFPLVNVNEIFHLDLSTTNVVDGQEVVIVRDKALPLFYLKRWLVSSAAHEEQREGHVVILSVGTQRIGFVVDQLVGQEEVVIKPLGKMLQGTPGMSGATITGDGRIALILDVPSMLKRYATKRI, encoded by the coding sequence ATGAGCTTCGGCGCCGATGAAGAGATCCTTCAGGATTTCCTGGTTGAGGCCGGCGAGATTCTTGAGCAACTGTCCGAACAACTGGTCGAGCTGGAAAGCCGCCCGGATGATGCAGATCTGCTCAATGCAATTTTTCGCGGTTTCCACACTGTAAAAGGGGGCGCCGGCTTCCTTCAGCTCAATGAGCTGGTGGAGTGCTGTCACATCGCCGAAAACGTGTTCGACATCCTGCGCAAGGGTGAGCGTCGCGTTGATGCAGAACTGATGGACGTGGTGCTCGAAGCACTGGACGCGGTGAACAGCATGTTCAGCGAAGTCCGTGAACGTGCACCGATCACCGCTGCGACGCCGGAACTGCTGGCCGCGCTGGCGCGTCTGGCCGAGCCGCAATCGGCGGATGAAGCCGTGGCCGCACCGGTAGAAGTGGTGGAAGAGCCGGTGGCCGAAAGCGCATCGGACGACATTACCGATAACGAATTCGAACAACTGCTGGACTCGCTGAATGCCGTCAAGGCTCAGGCCGAGGCCCCGGCTGCTGCTGTTGCTCCGGCGCAGGTTGCCGACACGGCCGCCAGCGATGAAATCACCGACGCGGAGTTTGAATCGCTGCTCGATCAGCTGCACGGCAAAGGCCAGTTCGCTGTCGATGCGGTCGCTCCGGCGCCAGCAGCAGCGGCTCCGGCCGCGCCTGCTGCAGGCGACAGTTCGGACATCACCGACGACGAATTCGAAGCCTTGCTCGATCAGTTGCACGGCAAGGGCAACTTCGCCGTTGACGCGCTGGAATCGGCCATTGCTTCGGCGCCGGCAGCCCCTGCTGCACCGGCAGCCGCTGCGGCCGGCAGCGACCTGATCAGCGATCACGAATTCGAATCGCTGCTCGACGAATTGCACGGCAAAGGCAAGTTTGACGCCAGCGCTGCGACTGCTGGCTCTGCCTCGAGCGTCGCCACGCCAGCGGCGAAAGCTCCGGCTGCTGCTGCGCCGAAACCTGCGGCCAAGCCTGAGCCGAAAGCCGAGGCGCCGAAACCGGCCGCCGCTGCTGCACCGGCTGCGGCTCGCGCTCCTGCGACACCGCCCGCGGAAAAACCGGCCAGCGAAGCGGAAACCACCGTACGCGTCGACACCGCGCGGCTCGACGAGATCATGAACATGGTCGGCGAGCTGGTGCTGGTGCGTAACCGTCTGGTGCGCCTGGGCCTCAACAGCGGCGACGAAGCCATGTCCAAGGCCGTGTCGAACCTCGACGTGGTCACCGCTGACCTGCAGACCGCCGTGATGAAGACGCGGATGCAGCCGATCAAGAAGGTCTTCGGGCGCTTCCCGCGTCTGGTTCGCGACCTCGCACGCCAACTGAAGAAAGAGATCAACCTGGAACTGGTGGGTGAAGAAACCGACCTCGACAAAAACCTTGTCGAGGCCCTGGCCGACCCGCTGGTCCACTTGGTGCGCAACGCTGTCGACCACGGCATCGAGTCGCCGGAAGAGCGCGAAGCATCGGGCAAGGCCCGTGGCGGTCGCGTGGTGCTGGCGGCCGAGCAGGAAGGCGACCATATCCTGCTGTCGATCTCCGACGACGGCAAAGGCATGGACCCGAACGTGCTGCGCGCCATTGCGGTAAAACGCGGCGTGATGGACAAGGACGCGGCCGATCGCCTGAGCGATACCGAGTGCTACAACCTGATTTTCGCCCCGGGTTTCTCGACCAAGACCGAGATCTCCGACGTGTCCGGCCGTGGTGTCGGCATGGACGTGGTGAAGACCAAGATTTCCCAGCTCAACGGTTCGATCAACATCTATTCGACCAAGGGCCAGGGTTCGAAGATCGTCATCAAGGTGCCGCTGACCCTGGCGATCATGCCGACGCTGATGGTCATGCTCGGCAATCAGGCGTTCGCGTTCCCGCTGGTCAACGTCAACGAAATCTTCCACCTCGACCTGTCGACCACCAACGTCGTCGACGGTCAGGAAGTGGTGATCGTGCGCGACAAGGCGCTGCCATTGTTCTACCTCAAGCGCTGGCTGGTCAGCTCCGCCGCTCACGAAGAGCAGCGCGAAGGCCATGTGGTGATTCTTTCGGTGGGCACACAGCGGATCGGCTTCGTCGTCGATCAGCTGGTCGGCCAGGAAGAAGTGGTCATCAAGCCATTGGGCAAAATGCTCCAGGGAACTCCGGGCATGTCCGGCGCCACCATCACCGGTGACGGCCGCATTGCGCTGATTCTCGATGTTCCAAGCATGCTCAAGCGTTACGCCACAAAGCGTATTTGA
- a CDS encoding protein-glutamate methylesterase/protein-glutamine glutaminase — protein MAVKVLVVDDSGFFRRRVSEILSADPSIQVVGTATNGKDAIDQAMALKPDVITMDYEMPMMDGITAVRHIMQRCPTPVLMFSSLTHEGARVTLDALDAGAVDFLPKNFEDISRNPEKVKQLLCEKVHSISRSNRRFSAYSAPAPAAAPAPTPAPAASSYGSPVPARPAPAPAPARASAASASSSAPKRKAYKLVAIGTSTGGPVALQRVLTQLPANFPAPIVLIQHMPAAFTKAFAERLDKLCRISVKEAEDGDILRPGLALLAPGGKQMMIDGRGAVKILPGDERLNYKPCVDITFGSAAKSYGDKVLAVVLTGMGADGREGARLLKQGGSSVWAQDEASCVIYGMPMAIVKADLADAVYGLDDIGKHIVEACI, from the coding sequence ATGGCAGTCAAAGTCCTGGTGGTGGACGATTCGGGTTTTTTCCGCCGCCGCGTCTCGGAAATTCTTTCGGCGGATCCGAGCATCCAGGTGGTCGGTACGGCCACCAACGGTAAAGATGCGATCGATCAGGCCATGGCCCTCAAGCCTGACGTGATCACCATGGACTACGAGATGCCAATGATGGACGGCATCACGGCAGTGCGGCACATCATGCAGCGCTGCCCGACCCCGGTGTTGATGTTCTCCTCGCTGACCCACGAAGGCGCGCGGGTAACCCTCGATGCGCTGGACGCCGGCGCGGTGGATTTCCTGCCGAAGAATTTCGAAGACATCTCGCGCAATCCCGAGAAGGTCAAGCAGCTGCTGTGCGAGAAAGTCCACAGCATTTCGCGCAGCAACCGTCGTTTCAGTGCCTACAGCGCGCCGGCTCCCGCCGCTGCGCCAGCGCCGACGCCTGCTCCGGCAGCGTCGAGCTACGGCAGCCCTGTCCCGGCACGTCCGGCGCCTGCGCCAGCGCCTGCTCGCGCATCCGCTGCCAGTGCTTCGTCGTCGGCGCCGAAACGCAAAGCCTACAAACTGGTTGCCATCGGCACTTCGACGGGCGGCCCGGTCGCACTGCAACGCGTGCTTACGCAGTTGCCGGCGAACTTCCCGGCGCCGATCGTGCTGATCCAGCACATGCCGGCGGCGTTCACCAAAGCGTTTGCCGAGCGCCTCGACAAGCTCTGCCGCATCAGCGTCAAGGAAGCCGAGGATGGCGACATCCTGCGTCCGGGCCTGGCGCTGCTGGCACCGGGTGGCAAGCAGATGATGATCGACGGCCGTGGCGCGGTGAAGATTCTGCCGGGTGACGAACGTTTGAATTACAAGCCGTGCGTGGACATCACGTTCGGTTCGGCGGCGAAATCCTACGGCGACAAAGTTCTGGCAGTGGTGTTGACCGGCATGGGCGCCGACGGCCGCGAAGGCGCGCGTCTGCTCAAGCAGGGCGGCAGTTCGGTGTGGGCGCAGGACGAAGCAAGCTGCGTGATCTACGGCATGCCGATGGCCATCGTCAAAGCCGATCTTGCTGACGCGGTGTACGGTCTTGACGACATCGGCAAGCACATCGTCGAGGCGTGTATCTGA
- a CDS encoding flagellar motor protein — translation MDVLSLIGLIMAFVAIIGGNYLEGGHLGALANGPAALIVLGGTVGAALLQSPMSAFKRAMQILGWIFFPPRVDLAGGIDRVVNWSLTARKEGLLGLEGVADAEPDSYSRKGLQLLVDGAEPEAIRSILEVDFYTQESRDIEAAKVFESMGGYAPTIGIIGAVMGLIHVMGNLADPSQLGNGIAVAFVATIYGVASANLILLPVAAKLKSIALRQSRYREMLLEGILSIAEGENPRSIELKLQGFMD, via the coding sequence ATGGATGTTCTCAGCCTTATCGGCCTCATCATGGCGTTCGTCGCCATCATCGGCGGCAACTACCTTGAAGGCGGCCACCTCGGCGCGCTGGCCAACGGCCCGGCGGCGTTGATCGTACTGGGCGGCACGGTCGGTGCCGCGCTGCTGCAATCACCGATGAGCGCGTTCAAGCGCGCCATGCAGATTCTCGGCTGGATCTTCTTTCCGCCGCGTGTCGACCTGGCCGGCGGCATCGACCGCGTGGTCAATTGGAGCCTGACGGCGCGCAAGGAGGGCCTGCTCGGCCTCGAAGGCGTGGCCGACGCCGAACCTGACAGCTACTCGCGCAAGGGTCTGCAACTGCTGGTCGACGGCGCCGAGCCGGAAGCCATTCGCAGCATTCTCGAAGTGGATTTCTACACCCAGGAATCCCGCGATATCGAAGCGGCCAAGGTCTTTGAAAGCATGGGCGGCTACGCGCCGACCATCGGCATCATCGGTGCGGTGATGGGCCTGATTCACGTGATGGGCAACCTTGCTGATCCGTCGCAACTGGGTAACGGCATTGCCGTGGCGTTCGTCGCGACCATCTATGGCGTAGCCAGTGCCAACCTGATCCTCTTGCCGGTCGCGGCCAAGCTCAAGTCCATCGCGTTGCGGCAGTCGCGTTATCGCGAAATGTTGCTGGAAGGAATTCTGTCGATCGCCGAAGGTGAAAACCCTCGTTCCATTGAGTTGAAGCTGCAAGGCTTCATGGACTAA
- the motD gene encoding flagellar motor protein MotD, whose product MARRRHQEEHVNHERWLVSYADFITLLFAFFVVMYSISSINEGKYKVISEALIGVFTDSDRSLKPIPIGDERPKTVTPAKPLVKDAEQVDAGISGASDPLKSIADDISAAFGDLISSNQMTVRGNELWVEIELNSSLLFGSGDAMPSDIAFNIIDKVAAILKPFDNPIHVEGFTDDQPIRTAQYPTNWELSSARSASIVRMLAMQGVDPGRLASVGYGEFQPVANNATVEGRAKNRRVVLVVSRNLDVRRSLTGTGTANAQPDAALKRAGTQTAPTPVKTPGRESAVNSPSPALTR is encoded by the coding sequence ATGGCTCGTCGTCGCCACCAGGAAGAACACGTCAATCACGAGCGCTGGCTCGTGTCCTACGCGGATTTCATCACTTTGCTGTTCGCGTTTTTCGTGGTGATGTACTCGATCTCGTCGATCAACGAAGGCAAGTACAAGGTCATTTCCGAAGCGCTGATCGGCGTATTTACCGACTCCGATCGCTCGCTCAAACCGATTCCGATCGGCGACGAACGACCGAAAACCGTGACCCCGGCCAAGCCGCTGGTCAAGGATGCCGAGCAGGTCGACGCCGGTATTTCCGGGGCCAGCGATCCGCTGAAAAGCATCGCCGATGACATCAGTGCCGCCTTCGGTGACTTGATCAGCTCCAACCAGATGACCGTGCGCGGTAACGAGTTGTGGGTCGAGATCGAGCTCAATTCCAGCCTGTTGTTTGGCAGCGGCGACGCCATGCCGAGCGACATCGCGTTCAACATCATCGACAAGGTCGCGGCGATCCTCAAACCGTTCGACAACCCGATCCACGTTGAAGGTTTCACCGACGACCAACCGATCCGCACCGCGCAGTACCCGACCAACTGGGAACTGTCCTCGGCGCGTTCGGCGAGCATCGTGCGCATGCTCGCCATGCAGGGTGTAGACCCTGGGCGACTGGCGTCGGTGGGCTACGGCGAATTCCAGCCAGTGGCCAACAACGCCACGGTCGAAGGCCGGGCGAAGAACCGTCGCGTGGTGCTGGTAGTGTCGCGCAATCTCGATGTGCGCCGCAGCCTCACCGGTACCGGAACCGCCAATGCGCAACCGGATGCGGCGTTGAAGCGCGCTGGCACACAAACTGCACCGACCCCGGTCAAGACGCCGGGACGCGAGAGTGCCGTCAATTCTCCGTCGCCCGCATTAACACGCTGA
- a CDS encoding ParA family protein, which produces MRVWAVANQKGGVGKTTSSIALAGLLAEAGKRVVVVDLDPHGSMTSYFGYDPDSLEHSNYDLFLHKGSVPQGLPGQLLLSTSDERISLLPSSTALATLERQSPGQSGLGLVIAKSLAQLWQDFDYAIIDSPPLLGVLMVNALAASQQLVIPVQTEHLAVKGLERMVNTLAMINRSRKQPLPFSIVPTLFDRRTQASMGTLRVLRDKFPDDIWHGYIPVDTRLRDASRAGVTPSQFDGKSRGVLAYRALLKHLLAQQLVPQVA; this is translated from the coding sequence ATGAGAGTCTGGGCAGTCGCCAATCAAAAGGGTGGTGTCGGTAAAACCACATCCTCCATCGCTCTAGCCGGATTGCTGGCCGAGGCGGGCAAGCGCGTGGTTGTGGTCGATCTCGATCCGCACGGCTCGATGACCAGCTATTTCGGCTACGACCCCGACAGCCTGGAACACAGCAACTACGACCTGTTTCTGCACAAGGGCAGCGTGCCGCAAGGCCTGCCGGGGCAGTTGCTGCTGTCGACCAGCGACGAACGCATTTCCCTGCTGCCATCAAGCACCGCACTGGCCACCCTTGAGCGACAGTCACCGGGGCAGAGTGGCCTGGGCCTGGTGATCGCCAAGAGTCTGGCGCAACTGTGGCAGGACTTCGATTACGCGATCATCGACAGCCCGCCGTTGCTCGGTGTGCTGATGGTCAACGCTCTCGCGGCGAGCCAGCAACTGGTGATCCCGGTACAGACCGAGCACCTCGCCGTGAAAGGTCTGGAGCGCATGGTCAACACCCTGGCGATGATCAATCGCTCGCGCAAACAGCCGCTGCCGTTCAGCATCGTGCCGACGTTGTTCGACCGCCGCACGCAGGCGTCGATGGGCACCTTGCGCGTGCTGCGTGACAAATTCCCCGACGATATCTGGCACGGCTACATCCCGGTCGATACTCGTCTGCGCGACGCCAGCCGGGCGGGCGTCACGCCTTCGCAATTCGACGGCAAGAGTCGTGGCGTGCTGGCCTACCGCGCGTTGCTCAAGCACCTGCTCGCGCAGCAACTTGTTCCGCAGGTGGCCTGA
- a CDS encoding CheW domain-containing protein, which yields MNRPVKLTSRPQQALQSYLEDLLLDLPEDLPAPVEVLPPVVEQAQPEVVESTEAMDEFQAAVLEEQARDAQKSVAPIAAPAAAPVAKAPVVLIDEPRAPLSTLAPLLQTQLLTVPEPEPEPEPAPQIAEPQVLVPPLVEVHLPPNNPPPPVEPDGRPAWAAEAFECLLFDVAGLTLAVPLVCLGSIYSLAGHELTPLFGQPEWFLGILPSQAGNLKVLDTARWVMPDRYRDDFRQGLQYVISVQGYEWGLAVHQVSRSLRLDPNEIKWRSHRGQRPWLAGTVIEHMCALLDVSALAELIASGGAKHLSGNKPLHKPT from the coding sequence ATGAACCGCCCAGTGAAACTCACGTCACGTCCGCAACAGGCCTTGCAGTCCTATCTGGAAGACCTGCTGCTCGACTTGCCCGAGGACTTGCCTGCGCCGGTCGAAGTACTGCCGCCAGTCGTCGAACAGGCGCAGCCTGAAGTGGTGGAAAGCACCGAGGCCATGGACGAGTTCCAGGCCGCGGTGCTGGAAGAGCAGGCCCGTGACGCGCAGAAATCCGTCGCTCCGATTGCCGCGCCTGCTGCTGCCCCCGTGGCCAAAGCACCGGTGGTGCTGATCGACGAACCGCGCGCGCCACTGTCGACACTGGCGCCGCTGCTGCAAACACAATTATTGACCGTGCCGGAACCCGAACCGGAGCCAGAACCCGCGCCGCAGATTGCTGAGCCGCAGGTGCTGGTCCCGCCGTTGGTGGAAGTGCACCTGCCGCCGAACAACCCGCCGCCACCGGTCGAGCCCGATGGCCGTCCGGCCTGGGCTGCCGAAGCCTTCGAATGCTTGCTGTTCGATGTTGCCGGGCTGACCCTGGCGGTGCCGCTGGTGTGCCTTGGCTCGATCTATTCGCTGGCCGGCCACGAGCTGACGCCGCTGTTTGGCCAGCCGGAATGGTTCCTCGGGATTCTGCCGAGCCAGGCCGGCAATCTGAAAGTCTTGGACACCGCGCGCTGGGTCATGCCGGATCGCTACCGCGATGACTTCCGGCAGGGCCTGCAATACGTGATTTCGGTACAAGGTTACGAGTGGGGGCTGGCGGTGCATCAGGTCAGCCGCTCGTTGCGTCTGGACCCGAATGAAATCAAATGGAGAAGTCACCGGGGTCAGCGGCCATGGCTCGCCGGCACCGTGATCGAGCACATGTGTGCATTGCTTGACGTATCCGCACTGGCCGAGTTGATCGCCAGCGGCGGGGCAAAGCACTTGAGTGGCAACAAGCCGCTACATAAACCGACATAG
- a CDS encoding chemotaxis protein CheW, producing the protein MSSQASNAKGSEDPILQWVTFKLDNETYGINVMRVQEVLRYTEIAPVPGAPSYVLGIINLRGNVVTVIDTRQRFGLHSGEISDNTRIVIIEADKQVVGIMVDSVAEVVYLRQSEIETAPNVGNEESAKFIQGVCNKNNELLILVELDKMMSEEEWSELESI; encoded by the coding sequence ATGAGTAGTCAGGCGTCGAATGCAAAAGGTTCTGAAGATCCGATCCTGCAATGGGTGACCTTCAAACTGGATAACGAAACCTACGGCATCAACGTGATGCGCGTGCAGGAAGTGCTGCGCTACACCGAGATCGCGCCGGTGCCGGGTGCACCGAGCTACGTGCTGGGCATCATCAACCTGCGCGGTAACGTGGTCACCGTGATCGACACCCGTCAGCGCTTCGGCCTGCACAGCGGCGAGATCAGCGACAACACCCGTATCGTCATCATCGAAGCCGACAAGCAAGTCGTCGGGATCATGGTCGACAGCGTCGCCGAAGTGGTTTACCTGCGTCAGTCGGAAATCGAAACCGCACCGAACGTCGGTAACGAAGAATCGGCCAAGTTCATCCAGGGCGTGTGCAACAAGAACAACGAGCTGCTGATTCTGGTCGAGCTGGACAAGATGATGAGCGAAGAAGAATGGTCGGAACTGGAGAGCATCTGA
- a CDS encoding DUF2802 domain-containing protein, which translates to MILEVAVIVLFLFWAGTLAMFVSYIKAQRVIAAQQAQGDALRDQRIKDLAKRVDDYQNGNVRMGEALHELRAVVSPLPDKIVALEQRDPSSLSFAQAAKLVGMGASVDELTQSCGLTQAEAELMRKLHKNS; encoded by the coding sequence TTGATTCTCGAGGTTGCGGTAATTGTTCTGTTCCTGTTCTGGGCCGGCACGCTGGCGATGTTCGTCTCGTACATCAAGGCGCAGCGAGTGATCGCTGCGCAGCAGGCCCAGGGTGATGCGCTGCGTGATCAGCGCATCAAGGACCTGGCCAAACGCGTCGACGACTACCAGAACGGCAACGTGCGCATGGGCGAGGCCCTGCACGAGTTGCGCGCGGTGGTAAGCCCGTTGCCGGACAAGATCGTTGCACTGGAACAACGCGACCCGTCGAGCCTGTCATTCGCCCAGGCGGCGAAACTGGTGGGCATGGGCGCGAGTGTCGATGAACTGACTCAGTCGTGCGGGTTGACCCAGGCTGAGGCGGAGTTGATGCGCAAGCTTCATAAAAACAGCTAG
- a CDS encoding EscU/YscU/HrcU family type III secretion system export apparatus switch protein — translation MNDSTAPRQAIALKYDGNHAPTLTAKGDEELAEEILRIARDYEVPIYENPELVRLLARMELGDSIPEELYRTIAEIIAFAWNLKGKFPEGQDPNVPMVEKDITARGDDY, via the coding sequence ATGAACGATTCCACTGCCCCACGCCAGGCCATCGCCCTCAAATACGACGGCAACCACGCCCCGACCCTCACTGCCAAGGGCGACGAGGAACTGGCCGAAGAGATCCTGCGCATCGCCCGCGATTACGAAGTGCCGATCTACGAGAACCCTGAACTGGTGCGCCTGCTGGCGCGGATGGAACTGGGCGACAGCATCCCCGAAGAGCTCTATCGCACCATCGCCGAGATCATCGCGTTTGCCTGGAACCTGAAGGGTAAATTCCCCGAGGGACAAGACCCGAACGTGCCAATGGTCGAGAAGGACATCACCGCCCGTGGGGATGATTATTGA
- a CDS encoding flagellar hook-length control protein FliK → MTGEMNILPLPPTVPASARPQTGELLKLLTPVEGLIGAGQSAKAEVLSLKQADQTFELLLKVTLDSGRQTTVQASSNLPLPQGTNLAITQPSAGNLAITVQQAIASSVATLTRIDTAQLPAGTLLQGKVVTSQALPQTPGQAAVFRSMVTLLNTALSGSTLTVDSPQPLRIGTLLSAQVQDAQTLKFVPLSSRQEQLAVSQQLLGQQSRQGSLDGLLKMLQNLPPTTDQTSADLRAVVEKLLASLPDVQQMSTAKGVALALANSGAFLEAKLLGGQNPTLAPDMKADLLKLIAQLTPGLPSNTNFNAIIAANTLAQALPSFVRNALGTLGQVSAKPVPSSFPLPERLLAKLEGEGDLEQLLRLAAAAVSRLQSHQLSSLEQTGVTDDGRLLSTWQLEIPMRNLQDIVPLQVKFQREEAPEREPQPHERRDEREAKQQLWRVDLAFDLEPLGPMQIQAQLIAGSLSSQLWAERPYTADLIENNLFALRQRLLDSGLNVGDLDCHHGTPPQGNQTRLEHRWVDETA, encoded by the coding sequence ATGACAGGCGAAATGAACATCCTCCCGCTGCCGCCCACCGTGCCGGCGAGCGCTCGCCCGCAGACGGGTGAACTGCTCAAGCTGCTGACGCCGGTCGAGGGCTTGATCGGCGCGGGGCAAAGCGCCAAGGCCGAGGTGTTGTCGCTCAAGCAGGCTGATCAGACCTTTGAATTGCTGCTCAAAGTGACCCTCGACAGCGGTCGCCAGACCACCGTGCAGGCCAGCAGCAACCTGCCGTTGCCACAGGGCACCAACCTGGCGATCACTCAGCCATCGGCCGGCAATCTGGCGATCACCGTGCAACAAGCGATTGCCAGCAGCGTCGCCACCCTCACCCGCATCGATACCGCGCAGTTGCCCGCCGGCACCTTGCTGCAAGGCAAAGTCGTGACCTCGCAAGCCCTGCCGCAGACGCCGGGGCAAGCGGCGGTATTTCGCTCGATGGTCACCCTGCTCAACACCGCATTGAGCGGCAGCACCTTGACCGTCGACAGCCCGCAGCCGCTGCGCATCGGCACCCTGTTGTCGGCGCAAGTGCAGGATGCGCAGACCCTCAAATTCGTGCCACTGAGCAGCCGTCAGGAACAACTGGCGGTGAGTCAGCAATTGCTCGGTCAGCAAAGCCGCCAAGGCTCGCTCGATGGTCTGCTGAAGATGTTGCAAAATCTGCCGCCTACCACTGACCAGACCTCGGCCGATCTGCGCGCGGTGGTCGAAAAGCTGCTCGCCAGCCTGCCGGACGTGCAGCAAATGAGCACCGCCAAAGGCGTGGCGCTTGCCTTGGCCAATAGCGGCGCGTTCCTCGAAGCGAAATTGCTCGGTGGACAAAATCCCACGCTCGCCCCGGACATGAAAGCCGACCTGCTCAAGCTGATCGCGCAACTGACCCCGGGCCTGCCAAGCAACACCAATTTCAATGCGATCATCGCCGCCAATACCCTGGCGCAGGCACTGCCGAGTTTCGTCCGGAACGCCCTCGGCACCCTCGGCCAGGTCAGCGCCAAACCGGTACCGAGCAGTTTCCCATTGCCCGAACGACTGCTGGCAAAACTCGAAGGCGAAGGTGATCTCGAACAACTGCTGCGCCTCGCCGCCGCAGCGGTGTCGCGCCTGCAAAGCCATCAGTTGTCGAGCCTGGAACAGACCGGCGTCACCGACGATGGCCGCCTGCTCAGCACTTGGCAGCTGGAAATCCCCATGCGCAACCTGCAAGACATCGTGCCGTTGCAGGTCAAGTTTCAGCGTGAAGAAGCGCCGGAGCGCGAGCCGCAGCCCCACGAGCGCCGCGATGAGCGCGAAGCCAAACAGCAACTGTGGCGCGTCGATCTGGCCTTCGATCTGGAACCGCTCGGGCCGATGCAGATTCAGGCGCAACTGATCGCCGGCAGCCTGTCCAGTCAGCTGTGGGCCGAGCGTCCGTACACCGCTGACCTGATCGAAAACAATCTGTTTGCCTTGCGCCAGCGCCTGCTCGATTCCGGGCTCAACGTCGGCGACCTCGACTGCCACCACGGCACTCCCCCACAAGGCAACCAAACCCGCCTCGAACACCGCTGGGTCGACGAAACCGCATGA
- the ccmA gene encoding cytochrome c biogenesis heme-transporting ATPase CcmA: MTSPVLQTVALACERDLRLLFENLELRLASGDMVQISGPNGSGKTSLLRLLAGLMQPTDGQVLLNGQPLTEQRSELARNLLWIGHAAGIKDLLTPEENLSWLCALHHPAEREAIWQALAAVGLRGFEDVPCHSLSAGQQRRVALARLYLDSPPLWILDEPFTALDKQGVAQLEEHLAGHCERGGLVVLTTHHTLSRMPAGYRDIDLGKWAV; this comes from the coding sequence TTGACCAGTCCTGTCCTGCAAACCGTTGCCCTGGCGTGTGAACGCGATCTGCGGCTGCTTTTCGAAAACCTCGAATTGCGCTTGGCCAGTGGCGACATGGTGCAGATCAGCGGCCCCAACGGCAGCGGCAAGACCAGTCTTTTACGTCTGCTCGCCGGTTTGATGCAACCCACCGATGGCCAGGTGCTGCTCAACGGTCAGCCGCTGACCGAGCAACGCAGCGAACTGGCGCGAAACCTGTTGTGGATCGGCCACGCCGCCGGGATCAAGGATCTGCTCACTCCCGAAGAAAATCTGTCGTGGCTGTGCGCACTGCATCACCCCGCCGAACGCGAGGCGATCTGGCAGGCGCTGGCAGCGGTAGGATTGCGCGGTTTCGAAGACGTTCCCTGCCACAGTCTTTCCGCCGGCCAACAGCGCCGCGTGGCGCTGGCGCGGTTGTATCTGGACAGCCCGCCGTTGTGGATTCTCGACGAACCGTTCACCGCGCTGGACAAGCAGGGTGTCGCTCAGTTGGAAGAGCATCTGGCCGGCCACTGCGAACGCGGCGGTCTGGTGGTGCTGACCACCCACCACACCCTGAGCCGCATGCCGGCCGGTTATCGCGACATCGATCTGGGGAAATGGGCGGTATGA